The genomic DNA GGAACTACAGATTGAAGATGCAGGAGAAAATCCTCAAAAGATTTTACAAAGTTTTGTTTGAAGATGAACTCATGCAATGGTGTGAAGACAAAAAGAAATGGCCAAAAAACCGTACCTATAAATTATTCCGCAAGTGGATTGATGTTTTGTTTGTGGACTATGTAACCGATATGGGAGCGGGAGAGATAATTAAGTATTGATGAGAAAAGAAATGGCACGAAGTGCAACTTCGCGCGTACTGGGGAAAATAATTTTAGATGTATTTCGTTTAACTTTTATTACATCATGAATCCAGCAAAATTTTTATTAGCAATTATCTTATTGGCAAATTCCTTCCTTTCCTTTGGACAAGAAAAACAAACAAAACAATCAAAAAGAATCATTATTAGTGACATTTTTGTACAAGCAGGTTTTATTAACAGAACGCCCACATTTGGAACTTTAAATGACTTTAAATTGCTTGCACCACAATCTGTTTTATTAAATAATGATTTCTCAGAATATTCTAAAACATTTGGTTGGAGCTTGAAAAAATTGTATTCAATATCGACAGGAATAAAATTCCGAAACAAAGAAAAAGGAGTTTATAAATCAAATCCAATACTGCGGCTTGGAGTTAGTTATTTTTCAGGTTCAATTTTATCAGGAGGGATGTATAAATTTGAGAGAAAGCCATGCGACACTGTATACTCTACTCAAACATGGCAAACAATTTATATTGATTCAGTAACATGGAGAAGTTATAAAATGAATTATATATCAGACCAAATTAGATTTGATGGCTCTTTCATTTTCCATTCAAACATTCAAACAAGATTTTCTTTATTTACAGGTTTAGGAATTACAGCAGGTTTATCTATTAATACATTCACTGATATTTATTACGATAAAAGTGACAGAACAGAAGATAGAGGAGGATCAACGAGATATTACTCTTCCAGTATGGATATATCAGAGAAATTTGTAAATAAAAATAATTTAGGTTTTTCAGTATACATACCTGTTGGCATTGATTTTAGAATTGGCAAGAAGAATGCTTTTTGGAAACAAATACATTTATTTTATGAATTAAAACCTGGTATAAACATGACTTCAATACCAGAACTAAGGGATATTACTAATGCAAATTTTCAGCATGGAGTTGGGCTAAGAGTTTCATGGAGTAATTAAACTACTTACAAATCCTCTTCAATATCATTCATCTTGGAGCCGCGGATGATGCTGTTGCCGCTGCCTAAATCATCTTCTGAAAAGGCGATGGTGGATGAGGGCTCTACAAACTTTGCGAACTGGCTGATGAACATGAGGTTTTCAGAACCCACGCGCCCGTTACGATGTTTTGCAATAATAATTTCGGCAACGCCTTCGGTGGAAGTTCCGTTTTCATCCACCGTGATGCCTGCCATATCAGCGCGGTAAATGAACATTACAAGGTCGGCATCCTGCTCAATGGCGCCTGATTCGCGTAAGTCTGAAAGTTGCGGGCGCTTGCTTCCGCCACGCTGTTCTACGGCACGGCTCATTTGTGAAAGCGCTATAATAGGGATGTTCAACTCTTTGGCAATGGCTTTGAGTGAACGTGAAATGTTGCTCACTTCCTGCTCGCGGGAAAATTTTCCTTCCTGACCTGAAACCATCAACTGCAGATAATCCACCACAAGCAAGGCAATATTATGCTGCGCTTTCAGCCGTCTTGCTTTGGCGCGGAATTCAAAGATGGACAGCGCGGGAGTATCGTCAATGAAAATAGGGGCTTGCGTGAGCTTGCCGATTTTTGCATTGAGCTGGTGAAATTCATGATCGAGCAATTCACCTTTTCTCAATTTATCAGCGGGTAGTTCTGTTTCAGCGGCAATGAGGCGGCTCACTAACTGAATGGAGGTCATCTCGAGAGAAAAAATGGCAACGGGTTTTTGGTGATCAACTGCTGCGTTACGCGCAATACTTCCTACGAAAGCGGACTTACCTGTACCCGGGCGTGCTGCGAGAATAATCAAATCGGACTTTTGCCAGCCGCCAGTGATGGCATCTAATCGGGTGAAACCGCTTGGCACTCCGCCAAATTTCTGGTCGCGCGCGGCTTCAATCTGCTGAATGGTTTGCCCGAGAAGCGGGCGGATATGTTCAAAGTCCTTTCGGATATTTGTCTGGCTGATGGAAAATAAATTCTGCTCGGCTTTGTTCAGCAATTCAAACACATCGGAAGTGTCTTCATACGCGTGCTGAAGCGTGTCTGTAGAAATGCGAATGAGTTCGCGCTGAAGAAATTTTTCCAGCACAATGCGCGCGTGCATTTCCACATTAGCGGCAGAAGCGACACGATTGGTTAACTGGGTAATATAATATGCACCTCCCGCAATTTCGAGTTCTCCTGATTTTTTCAACTCCTGAGTGACGGTGAGAATATCTACGGGCTCAGATTTAGCAAACAAACTTTGTATGGCAGAAAATATATGCTTGTGCGCATCTTTGTAAAACGCTTCGGGTTTTAAAATGTCAATGACGTTGGAAAGCGCGTCTTTGTCAAGCATGAGCGCGCCCAGCACGGCTTCTTCCAGGTCAACCGCCTGTGGTGGAAGCTTTCCGAGTTCGAGCAGTTGTGCAGGAGTGATAGTGGTTTTAGTTCTTTTGCGGGTGTCTTTTGAGTACGAGTCCATAGGAGAATTACGAATTACAAATTACGAATACTGTTTATTTAGTGCAAAGATAAATAAATCGTTTCTGCTTACCTAAGAAGATTCTAACATCAACTAACACGAACTAAACATCATAATATTTTAATGCGGGAAGACTAAACTGCTTATGTTTGCTATGATAATTTAATCTACCCCATCATGAAAGGAAAATTTTTCAACACAGTTGTTTTATTCATTTTTATTTATATAAGCACAACCAAACAACAGATTCAGACAGATAAATTCAGATTCAGACGGATGTATTATCTGTTTGCATTCGTGTTTTTATCCGTTTGCATCTCTGCCTTTTCCCAAAACAAAACCATTCTTCAGGGAAAGGTAAAGAAAAGTGATGGCTCTCCGCTGAAAAGCTCAGCCGTGATGCTGATTCAATACAATCCGTCCACAAAAACGTATTCTGTGGTTGATTCTTCCTACACAGATGCAGAAGGCAACTATAAATTTGATGCCTCGCAGCAATATTTCATCCTCGCGAAACCTGATGAGTCGATGGTAAATGATTTCCCGACTTACTATGGAAATTCATTGTTCTCGCAGAAGGCAACTCCTGTTTCTCTGAATTATGGAGATGTTATAACTGCGGATTTCGCTACTACGAAAAAATCATTCAGCAATTCGGGTGTCGCCTCCATAGGCGGAACAATTTCATTTGGAAAAAATATTGGAGAGGCTGCGAAAGTTACCGTGTTCCTTGCTGATAAAGATAAAAATCCAATCGCTGTTACTTCAACCAATGCTTCAGGAAAATTTGAATTCAAGAATCTCGCCATGGGAGATTACTCGGTGTGGGTTGATTTCAAAGGCATAGACAACACGACTGCCGATGTAATTAACCTGAACGTTCTTAATCCCGCGAAAATTAATTTTCATTTTCAAATTGACGGAGAAGGAATGGACTGTGTTGAGAACAGCTATACCAGCATTAAAGACGCACTGTCAAATAAAGAAAACGTTTACTCTCTGAACCTGAATTCTCTTCAGCATGATGTGGCGGATAAAAGTTTGATCATTGCGCCAGATGAAAGCAAAATGCTCAGTTTGCAAATCGGAGAGTTTCCGAATCTTGAATCTCTTTCTATAGATATTAATATGATAAATTTTCTTCCTGCTGACATCGGCAAACTCAGCAAACTAACCACGCTGAGTGCGAACCTGAACAAATTCAGCGCGCTTCCAGCGGAAATGTCTAATCTGAAAAATCTCAAAACACTTAATCTCGGGAAAAATAATTTCAATAAGTTTCCGGATGTGATTATTGGTTATTCTTCTCTTGAAATATTGAACTTTGAAAACAATCCCATTACAACACTTCCGCCTGCAATTAATGCGTTGAAAAATCTGAAGGAACTTAATCTCTCCAGTTGCTTTGATTTACTCGCGCTTCCTGCTCAAATCGGTGAACTCACAAATCTTCAGGAACTGAATTTATCCAACTGTGTAAAATTAAAATCGCTACCGAAGGAACTTAATAATCTGAAAAATCTGAAAGTGCTGGATATTCAGGGAACAAAACTTTCGGTGAGTTCCTTTAAGAAAGCGGTGCCCGGGTGTGAAGTGAGGGTGACGAAGAAATAAGAACCAAAGTTCCAAATTCCAAGTCCCAAGGATACAGCCGTTCTTGATTTCTTGGGATTTGGGGTTTGATGCTTGGGGCTTGGGATTTACTCTCTTTACTGATCTACTCCTGGTTTGGTAGCGAAAAATGCCATGCCTGCGCCCATCGCAACACCTGCAACAAGAGATGGAACCCATTCTTTAGTAGACGCTCCTATAACAATTCCGAGTCCCAGACCGATTACTGCCCAGTAGATCATGAGGGATACGTCTCTTTTGTGTTCTTTTTGATTTTCCATAAAATAAATATCTGTGTTACGAATGTAATAATTACAAGGTGATGTTCTGAAGTATCTTTTAAAATATTTTAATGAGTTATTTATCCACAACCAAAAATTTTCCCTGTGCAATAAGAAAATCATTTTCAAAAAGCTGAAAAAGAAAAATACCGGGCACTAGATTTTCTCCTGATATATTGATTTTCTTCCCGGAAATATTTTTCATGCTTTCAATTTCTCTTCCAAAAACATCAACAATTTTTATTTCAGCATTGTACAAGTTATGATTTACTGCAAGCGTTGCCTGTTTGTTAAACGGATTAGGAAAAACATTCCACAAAACAGAAGAAAGTTCAGGGGCTTGCACCGAAGAAACGGGTTTACAAATTTTCAAGCTGTCAATCAAACTGTCGGCAGTATTCCGGAATTCAAAAACAATACAGGAGTCGGATGCAACAACTTTTACAGCGCCATGGCGTGCATTGTATTGTTTCACGCTTTGTGGGAGCGGTGTCTGCAACGCATAAAGTGGCCTTCCTCCCGTTCCATTTACAAAATATGGAAAATTGTTCACCATCAATCTTTCGTAAATATGGTCATGCCCGCCAAAAACCGCTGTCGCTCCCCATTGCTGAAATGGCCATTGCATCCAGGCAGAACTACCGTGTGTGCCTCCAGAAGAATAAGCTGCGTGATGAAAATAAACTATGTTCCATGTCGAAACGGAAGAAGATAATTTTCCATTCAGCCAACCTGCTTGGAAAGAATTTGCAAAAGTCCCATCCGGTTCGTGTCCAACTCCGCTATCGCTGTTCAGGGCGAATAAATGAATATTTCCCCATGTAAAATCATAATACCGTTCGTTGTTCGGAAGCACGAAATAATCGTAATAGGGTTGGCCATTTGCTGTTACCAGATCATGATTACCAAGTGAAGGGAAAAAACGATTGATGGTTGTTGTATCGGTGGAATCGCCATAAATTCCATTGTAAGGAAAAATATATTGATGATAGTAAAAACCGATGTTAGTGTCTATCGTATTATAATCGCCACTGAGATAATTATTATCTCCGCAAGTGATGATAAACTCAGGATGCCAGCTCT from Bacteroidota bacterium includes the following:
- the dnaB gene encoding replicative DNA helicase, producing MDSYSKDTRKRTKTTITPAQLLELGKLPPQAVDLEEAVLGALMLDKDALSNVIDILKPEAFYKDAHKHIFSAIQSLFAKSEPVDILTVTQELKKSGELEIAGGAYYITQLTNRVASAANVEMHARIVLEKFLQRELIRISTDTLQHAYEDTSDVFELLNKAEQNLFSISQTNIRKDFEHIRPLLGQTIQQIEAARDQKFGGVPSGFTRLDAITGGWQKSDLIILAARPGTGKSAFVGSIARNAAVDHQKPVAIFSLEMTSIQLVSRLIAAETELPADKLRKGELLDHEFHQLNAKIGKLTQAPIFIDDTPALSIFEFRAKARRLKAQHNIALLVVDYLQLMVSGQEGKFSREQEVSNISRSLKAIAKELNIPIIALSQMSRAVEQRGGSKRPQLSDLRESGAIEQDADLVMFIYRADMAGITVDENGTSTEGVAEIIIAKHRNGRVGSENLMFISQFAKFVEPSSTIAFSEDDLGSGNSIIRGSKMNDIEEDL
- a CDS encoding metallophosphoesterase, which translates into the protein MKYSSLAKSYLFVTAFLFTFSVSQVSAQVFAIIGDYGDAGLPEDSVAQLVKSWHPEFIITCGDNNYLSGDYNTIDTNIGFYYHQYIFPYNGIYGDSTDTTTINRFFPSLGNHDLVTANGQPYYDYFVLPNNERYYDFTWGNIHLFALNSDSGVGHEPDGTFANSFQAGWLNGKLSSSVSTWNIVYFHHAAYSSGGTHGSSAWMQWPFQQWGATAVFGGHDHIYERLMVNNFPYFVNGTGGRPLYALQTPLPQSVKQYNARHGAVKVVASDSCIVFEFRNTADSLIDSLKICKPVSSVQAPELSSVLWNVFPNPFNKQATLAVNHNLYNAEIKIVDVFGREIESMKNISGKKINISGENLVPGIFLFQLFENDFLIAQGKFLVVDK